In the Balaenoptera acutorostrata chromosome 7, mBalAcu1.1, whole genome shotgun sequence genome, one interval contains:
- the NDUFA5 gene encoding NADH dehydrogenase [ubiquinone] 1 alpha subcomplex subunit 5 isoform X1 has protein sequence MAGLLKKTTGLVGLAVCESPHERLKILYTKILDVLGQIPKNAAYRKYTEQITNEKLSMVKAEPNVKKLEEQLQGGQIEEVILQAENELSLARKMVQWKPWEPLVEEPLANQWKWPI, from the exons ATGGCGGGCTTGCTGAAGAAG ACCACTGGCCTTGTGGGATTGGCTGTATGTGAGAGTCCACACGAG aGGCTAAAAATATTGTATACAAAGATTCTTGATGTCCTTGGACAAATCCCTAAAAATGCAGCATATAGAAAGTATACAGAACAGATTACAAATGAGAAGCTGAGTATGGTTAAAGCG GAaccaaatgttaaaaaattagaaGAGCAACTTCAGGGAGGCCAAATAGAAGAGGTGATTCTTCAG GCTGAAAATGAACTAAGTCTGGCAAGAAAAATGGTGCAATGGAAACCATGGGAGCCTTTAGTGGAAGAGCCTCTTGCCAACCAATGGAAATGGCCAATATAA
- the NDUFA5 gene encoding NADH dehydrogenase [ubiquinone] 1 alpha subcomplex subunit 5 isoform X2, with protein sequence MAGLLKKTTGLVGLAVCESPHEEPNVKKLEEQLQGGQIEEVILQAENELSLARKMVQWKPWEPLVEEPLANQWKWPI encoded by the exons ATGGCGGGCTTGCTGAAGAAG ACCACTGGCCTTGTGGGATTGGCTGTATGTGAGAGTCCACACGAG GAaccaaatgttaaaaaattagaaGAGCAACTTCAGGGAGGCCAAATAGAAGAGGTGATTCTTCAG GCTGAAAATGAACTAAGTCTGGCAAGAAAAATGGTGCAATGGAAACCATGGGAGCCTTTAGTGGAAGAGCCTCTTGCCAACCAATGGAAATGGCCAATATAA